One segment of Ricinus communis isolate WT05 ecotype wild-type chromosome 8, ASM1957865v1, whole genome shotgun sequence DNA contains the following:
- the LOC8286574 gene encoding indole-3-acetaldehyde oxidase isoform X1: MEEEKEREKNSSSLVFAVNGQRFELSSVISSTTVLEFLRTHTPFKSVKLGCGEGGCGACTVLLSKYDPKLDQVDDFTISSCLTLLCSINRCSITTSEGLGNSKDGFHSIHQRFAGFHASQCGFCTPGMCMSLFGALVNAEKTIRPEPTPGFSKMTVIEAEKAIAGNLCRCTRYRPIADVCKSFASDVDMEDLGFNSFCRKGETQEVKRSRLPFYDRNHEICTFPEFLKGEVKSSLLLDSEKRCSWHQPSNFQELESLLKNHNNGVHMKLVVGNMGMGYYKESENYDKYIDIRHIPELSMIKKDQRGYEIGATVTISKVIEALNEENKGEYTSKSKMMFNKIAVHLEKVAAKFVQNTGSIGGNLVMAQRKHLPSDVATILLATNSFVNIVSGSKHEKLTLEDFMEMPPLDKKSVLVSIKIQNRESFKDTSPDNNSELLFETYRAAPRPLGNALSYMNAAFQAEVSKSKSSSEIVLNSCRLSFGAFGTRHAIRARKVEEHLTGKLLTMVVLYEAIKLVKATVVPEDGTQDPAYRSSLAVGFLFDFLFPLINTGANGWVDRDNGILMFKEAESNDKYERIDQINFPTLLSSSKQVIQLNDEYHPVGEPIKKSGASLQASGEAIFVDDIPSPRNCLHGAFIYSTKPLARIKGINFKSKSLPDGVKTLLSFKDIPKGGENVGSMFVFGPEPLFAEEVTQYAGEPLAFVLADTQKHADAASNLAVVDYDLKNLEPPILSVEEAVKHSSLFEVPPSVLPKQVGDVSKGMAVADHKILSAEIKLGSQYYFYMETQTALAVPEEDNCIVVYSSIQGPELAHVTIAKCLGLPENNVRVLTRRVGGGFGGKTMKAMPVVTACALAAHKLQCPVRIYLNRKTDMIMAGGRHPMKITYNVGFRSNGKITALHLDILINAGIFPDVSPLMPKTIVSALKKYDWGALSFDIKVCKTNLSSKSAMRAPGDLQGSYIAEAVIENVASSLSIDADSVRTINLHTYDSLNLFYGASVGEPLEYTLTSIWNKLATSSSINPRAEMIREFNRCNVWKKRGISRIPIVYEVMLRPTPGKVSILSDGSIVVEVEGIELGQGLWTKVKQTTAFALGSVKCDGSGDLLDKV; encoded by the exons GTGGTTGTGGTGCTTGTACTGTTCTGCTATCCAAGTATGATCCAAAGCTTGACCAAGTTGATGATTTTACCATAAGTTCATGTCTCACACTGCTTTGTAGTATAAATAGATGTTCAATTACAACAAGTGAAGGCCTTGGTAATAGCAAAGATGGGTTCCATTCAATTCACCAAAGGTTCGCAGGATTCCATGCTTCTCAATGTGGTTTTTGTACTCCTGGAATGTGCATGTCACTCTTTGGGGCTCTTGTTAATGCTGAAAAGACTATTAGACCAGAGCCCACTCCAGGATTTTCCAAGATGACAGTCATTGAAGCTGAAAAAGCTATTGCAGGAAATCTCTGTCGTTGTACTAGATATCGACCTATTGCTGATGTATGCAAAAGTTTTGCATCAGATGTTGATATGGAGGATTTGggatttaattcattttgtaGAAAGGGGGAGACGCAGGAAGTAAAGAGAAGTAGGTTACCATTTTATGATCGTAATCACGAGATTTGCACTTTTCcagaatttttaaaaggagAAGTCAAATCTTCCCTGCTTTTGGATTCTGAAAAGAGATGTTCTTGGCACCAGCCTTCTAACTTTCAGGAGCTTGAAAGTTTATTAAAGAACCATAATAATGGCGTTCATATGAAACTAGTAGTTGGAAACATGGGAATGGGTTATTATAAGGAATCAGAAAACTATGACAAATATATCGATATTAGGCATATTCCTGAGCTCTCAATGATCAAGAAGGATCAGAGAGGATATGAAATTGGCGCAACTGTGACAATTTCTAAAGTTATTGAAGCTTtgaatgaagaaaataaaggtgAATATACCTCAAAAAGTAAGATGATGTTCAACAAAATTGCAGTCCATCTAGAGAAAGTTGCTGCCAAATTTGTCCAAAATACAGGCAGTATCGGGGGAAATTTGGTGATGGCACAAAGAAAACACTTACCTTCAGATGTTGCTACAATACTTCTTGCTACTAACTCGTTTGTTAATATAGTTTCTGGTAGTAAGCATGAAAAGCTTACCTTGGAGGACTTTATGGAAATGCCTCCTTTGGACAAAAAAAGTGTGCTCGTaagtattaaaattcaaaatcgTGAATCATTCAAGGACACGTCTCCTGACAACAACAGTGAGCTGTTATTTGAAACCTATCGAGCTGCACCACGGCCCCTCGGAAATGCTTTATCTTATATGAATGCTGCTTTCCAAGCCGAAGTCTCTAAATCAAAATCATCTAGTGAAATTGTGTTAAATAGTTGTCGATTGTCTTTTGGTGCTTTTGGAACCAGACATGCAATTAGAGCTAGGAAAGTTGAGGAACACTTAACTGGGAAATTGTTAACCATGGTTGTTCTATATGAAGccataaaattagttaaagcTACTGTGGTACCTGAAGATGGTACACAAGATCCTGCATATAGATCAAGCTTGGCTgttggttttctttttgactTTCTATTCCCATTAATAAATACCGGTGCTAATGGCTGGGTGGACAGAGATAatggaattttaatgtttaaggAAGCCGAATCAAACGACAAATATGAAAGGATTGATCAAATTAATTTCCCCACTTTGCTATCATCGTCAAAGCAGGTGATCCAATTAAATGACGAGTACCATCCAGTTGGCGAGCCAATTAAAAAATCTGGAGCTTCTCTTCAGGCTTCTg GTGAGGCCATTTTTGTGGACGATATTCCATCCCCCAGAAATTGTCTACATGGAGCATTCATTTACAGTACAAAGCCTCTTGCAAGGATAAAGGGTATAAACTTTAAATCCAAATCGCTCCCAGATGGAGTCAAaactcttctttcttttaaagatattCCAAAAGGTGGGGAGAATGTTGGGTCTATGTTTGTATTTGGTCCTGAACCTTTGTTTGCTGAGGAAGTTACTCAGTATGCTGGAGAGCCTCTTGCTTTTGTG CTTGCAGATACACAGAAACATGCAGATGCAGCATCAAACCTTGCAGTAGTAGATTATGACCTAAAAAATCTAGAGCCTCCCATTTTATCTGTTGAAGAAGCAGTGAAGCATTCTAGCCTTTTCGAGGTGCCACCTTCTGTGTTGCCCAAACAAGTTGGCGATGTATCAAAAGGAATGGCTGTAGCCGATCATAAAATTCTCTCTGCTGAG ATAAAGCTGGGATCACAATATTACTTTTACATGGAGACTCAGACTGCTCTTGCTGTGCCTGAGGAAGACAACTGCATTGTGGTTTACAGTTCTATTCAAGGCCCTGAGTTGGCACATGTTACAATTGCAAAATGTCTTGGTCTTCCCGAAAACAACGTGCGAGTCCTTACAAGAAGGGTGGGAGGAGGTTTTGGTGGCAAGACCATGAAAGCAATGCCC GTTGTTACAGCATGTGCACTTGCAGCACACAAGTTACAGTGCCCTGTTAGGATATATCTCAATCGCAAGACTGATATGATTATGGCAGGAGGAAGGCACCCCATGAAAATAACTTACAATGTAGGATTCAGATCAAATGGGAAAATAACAGCCTTACATCTTGATATCTTAATTAATGCTGGCATATTTCCAGATGTCAGTCCATTGATGCCAAAAACTATTGTGAGTGCACTTAAAAAGTATGATTGGGGTGCTTTATCTTTTGATATAAAGGTATGTAAAACAAATCTTTCAAGTAAATCGGCAATGCGAGCCCCTGGAGACCTGCAAGGATCATATATTGCCGAGGCTGTAATTGAAAATGTAGCATCTTCTCTTTCCATAGATGCAGATTCAGTGAGAACCATAAATCTTCACACCTATGATAGCCTTAACTTATTCTATGGTGCTAGCGTAGGAGAACCTTTGGAATATACTTTAACTTCAATATGGAATAAATTAGCCACATCTTCCAGCATAAATCCAAGAGCTGAGATGATAAGAGAATTTAATAGGTGTAATGTGTGGAAGAAAAGAGGTATTTCTCGAATTCCTATCGTGTATGAGGTGATGCTGAGACCAACTCCAGGAAAAGTAAGCATTCTAAGCGATGGGTCTATTGTTGTTGAAGTTGAAGGAATAGAGCTAGGCCAGGGGCTCTGGACCAAGGTAAAACAGACTACTGCATTTGCTTTAGGTTCAGTAAAATGTGATGGATCTGGAGACCTCTTGGATAAAGTATGA
- the LOC8286574 gene encoding indole-3-acetaldehyde oxidase isoform X2 → MEEEKEREKNSSSLVFAVNGQRFELSSVISSTTVLEFLRTHTPFKSVKLGCGEGGCGACTVLLSKYDPKLDQVDDFTISSCLTLLCSINRCSITTSEGLGNSKDGFHSIHQRFAGFHASQCGFCTPGMCMSLFGALVNAEKTIRPEPTPGFSKMTVIEAEKAIAGNLCRCTRYRPIADVCKSFASDVDMEDLGFNSFCRKGETQEVKRSRLPFYDRNHEICTFPEFLKGEVKSSLLLDSEKRCSWHQPSNFQELESLLKNHNNGVHMKLVVGNMGMGYYKESENYDKYIDIRHIPELSMIKKDQRGYEIGATVTISKVIEALNEENKGEYTSKSKMMFNKIAVHLEKVAAKFVQNTGSIGGNLVMAQRKHLPSDVATILLATNSFVNIVSGSKHEKLTLEDFMEMPPLDKKSVLVSIKIQNRESFKDTSPDNNSELLFETYRAAPRPLGNALSYMNAAFQAEVSKSKSSSEIVLNSCRLSFGAFGTRHAIRARKVEEHLTGKLLTMVVLYEAIKLVKATVVPEDGTQDPAYRSSLAVGFLFDFLFPLINTGANGWVDRDNGILMFKEAESNDKYERIDQINFPTLLSSSKQVIQLNDEYHPVGEPIKKSGASLQASGEAIFVDDIPSPRNCLHGAFIYSTKPLARIKGINFKSKSLPDGVKTLLSFKDIPKGGENVGSMFVFGPEPLFAEEVTQYAGEPLAFVLADTQKHADAASNLAVVDYDLKNLEPPILSVEEAVKHSSLFEVPPSVLPKQVGDVSKGMAVADHKILSAEIKLGSQYYFYMETQTALAVPEEDNCIVVYSSIQGPELAHVTIAKCLGLPENNVRVLTRRVGGGFGGKTMKAMPVVTACALAAHKLQCPVRIYLNRKTDMIMAGGRHPMKITYNVGFRSNGKITALHLDILINAGIFPDVSPLMPKTIVSALKKYDWGALSFDIKVCKTNLSSKSAMRAPGDLQGSYIAEAVIENVASSLSIDADSVRTINLHTYDSLNLFYGASVGEPLEYTLTSIWNKLATSSSINPRAEMIREFNRCNVWKKRGISRIPIVYEVMLRPTPGKVSILSDGSIVVEVEGIELGQGLWTKEG, encoded by the exons GTGGTTGTGGTGCTTGTACTGTTCTGCTATCCAAGTATGATCCAAAGCTTGACCAAGTTGATGATTTTACCATAAGTTCATGTCTCACACTGCTTTGTAGTATAAATAGATGTTCAATTACAACAAGTGAAGGCCTTGGTAATAGCAAAGATGGGTTCCATTCAATTCACCAAAGGTTCGCAGGATTCCATGCTTCTCAATGTGGTTTTTGTACTCCTGGAATGTGCATGTCACTCTTTGGGGCTCTTGTTAATGCTGAAAAGACTATTAGACCAGAGCCCACTCCAGGATTTTCCAAGATGACAGTCATTGAAGCTGAAAAAGCTATTGCAGGAAATCTCTGTCGTTGTACTAGATATCGACCTATTGCTGATGTATGCAAAAGTTTTGCATCAGATGTTGATATGGAGGATTTGggatttaattcattttgtaGAAAGGGGGAGACGCAGGAAGTAAAGAGAAGTAGGTTACCATTTTATGATCGTAATCACGAGATTTGCACTTTTCcagaatttttaaaaggagAAGTCAAATCTTCCCTGCTTTTGGATTCTGAAAAGAGATGTTCTTGGCACCAGCCTTCTAACTTTCAGGAGCTTGAAAGTTTATTAAAGAACCATAATAATGGCGTTCATATGAAACTAGTAGTTGGAAACATGGGAATGGGTTATTATAAGGAATCAGAAAACTATGACAAATATATCGATATTAGGCATATTCCTGAGCTCTCAATGATCAAGAAGGATCAGAGAGGATATGAAATTGGCGCAACTGTGACAATTTCTAAAGTTATTGAAGCTTtgaatgaagaaaataaaggtgAATATACCTCAAAAAGTAAGATGATGTTCAACAAAATTGCAGTCCATCTAGAGAAAGTTGCTGCCAAATTTGTCCAAAATACAGGCAGTATCGGGGGAAATTTGGTGATGGCACAAAGAAAACACTTACCTTCAGATGTTGCTACAATACTTCTTGCTACTAACTCGTTTGTTAATATAGTTTCTGGTAGTAAGCATGAAAAGCTTACCTTGGAGGACTTTATGGAAATGCCTCCTTTGGACAAAAAAAGTGTGCTCGTaagtattaaaattcaaaatcgTGAATCATTCAAGGACACGTCTCCTGACAACAACAGTGAGCTGTTATTTGAAACCTATCGAGCTGCACCACGGCCCCTCGGAAATGCTTTATCTTATATGAATGCTGCTTTCCAAGCCGAAGTCTCTAAATCAAAATCATCTAGTGAAATTGTGTTAAATAGTTGTCGATTGTCTTTTGGTGCTTTTGGAACCAGACATGCAATTAGAGCTAGGAAAGTTGAGGAACACTTAACTGGGAAATTGTTAACCATGGTTGTTCTATATGAAGccataaaattagttaaagcTACTGTGGTACCTGAAGATGGTACACAAGATCCTGCATATAGATCAAGCTTGGCTgttggttttctttttgactTTCTATTCCCATTAATAAATACCGGTGCTAATGGCTGGGTGGACAGAGATAatggaattttaatgtttaaggAAGCCGAATCAAACGACAAATATGAAAGGATTGATCAAATTAATTTCCCCACTTTGCTATCATCGTCAAAGCAGGTGATCCAATTAAATGACGAGTACCATCCAGTTGGCGAGCCAATTAAAAAATCTGGAGCTTCTCTTCAGGCTTCTg GTGAGGCCATTTTTGTGGACGATATTCCATCCCCCAGAAATTGTCTACATGGAGCATTCATTTACAGTACAAAGCCTCTTGCAAGGATAAAGGGTATAAACTTTAAATCCAAATCGCTCCCAGATGGAGTCAAaactcttctttcttttaaagatattCCAAAAGGTGGGGAGAATGTTGGGTCTATGTTTGTATTTGGTCCTGAACCTTTGTTTGCTGAGGAAGTTACTCAGTATGCTGGAGAGCCTCTTGCTTTTGTG CTTGCAGATACACAGAAACATGCAGATGCAGCATCAAACCTTGCAGTAGTAGATTATGACCTAAAAAATCTAGAGCCTCCCATTTTATCTGTTGAAGAAGCAGTGAAGCATTCTAGCCTTTTCGAGGTGCCACCTTCTGTGTTGCCCAAACAAGTTGGCGATGTATCAAAAGGAATGGCTGTAGCCGATCATAAAATTCTCTCTGCTGAG ATAAAGCTGGGATCACAATATTACTTTTACATGGAGACTCAGACTGCTCTTGCTGTGCCTGAGGAAGACAACTGCATTGTGGTTTACAGTTCTATTCAAGGCCCTGAGTTGGCACATGTTACAATTGCAAAATGTCTTGGTCTTCCCGAAAACAACGTGCGAGTCCTTACAAGAAGGGTGGGAGGAGGTTTTGGTGGCAAGACCATGAAAGCAATGCCC GTTGTTACAGCATGTGCACTTGCAGCACACAAGTTACAGTGCCCTGTTAGGATATATCTCAATCGCAAGACTGATATGATTATGGCAGGAGGAAGGCACCCCATGAAAATAACTTACAATGTAGGATTCAGATCAAATGGGAAAATAACAGCCTTACATCTTGATATCTTAATTAATGCTGGCATATTTCCAGATGTCAGTCCATTGATGCCAAAAACTATTGTGAGTGCACTTAAAAAGTATGATTGGGGTGCTTTATCTTTTGATATAAAGGTATGTAAAACAAATCTTTCAAGTAAATCGGCAATGCGAGCCCCTGGAGACCTGCAAGGATCATATATTGCCGAGGCTGTAATTGAAAATGTAGCATCTTCTCTTTCCATAGATGCAGATTCAGTGAGAACCATAAATCTTCACACCTATGATAGCCTTAACTTATTCTATGGTGCTAGCGTAGGAGAACCTTTGGAATATACTTTAACTTCAATATGGAATAAATTAGCCACATCTTCCAGCATAAATCCAAGAGCTGAGATGATAAGAGAATTTAATAGGTGTAATGTGTGGAAGAAAAGAGGTATTTCTCGAATTCCTATCGTGTATGAGGTGATGCTGAGACCAACTCCAGGAAAAGTAAGCATTCTAAGCGATGGGTCTATTGTTGTTGAAGTTGAAGGAATAGAGCTAGGCCAGGGGCTCTGGACCAAG GAGGGTTGA